One region of Bacillota bacterium genomic DNA includes:
- a CDS encoding S41 family peptidase: MRRTRGRAVAVVVLVFVVAASAAVGLLPWRVASGQGEVGDGPGETAFRQAMALVQSLALRSVPVERLWRGALEGMVRALGDQYSAYLSPEAVEAFLQGVKGTFEGIGVTIEMRDNQVTVVSPIPGSPAERAGLRPRDRILKVDGENVSGLTLEEVGSRIRGPAGTDVTLEVARPGMEGTVQVVVQRARVALPSLEWRPLGDGVGYIRILQFSSGSALEFREALAILRRDHGVRGLVLDLRNNGGGIVEEAKEVASLLVPPGPIALLVQRIEGERVLRVDGSPSPVPVAVLVNGGTASAAELLAGAIRDRGVGILVGSPTFGKGTMQGLYPLADGGAVRLTVAAYLTPRGHYIEGYGLQPDIEIPEESARPAWNQTLSWRRVLKKGIVGLDVLSLQQVLEELGFDCGEPDGIFGPRTERAVRAFQAGRGMRATGVVDEATLREICRQPGVNGPDVALERAKEWVLGRMGNAR, encoded by the coding sequence GTGAGGAGGACGCGCGGTCGCGCGGTTGCGGTTGTAGTTCTCGTGTTCGTGGTGGCGGCATCGGCTGCCGTGGGGCTGTTGCCTTGGCGTGTTGCTTCGGGACAGGGCGAAGTTGGTGACGGGCCTGGCGAGACGGCGTTCCGGCAGGCAATGGCCCTGGTGCAGAGCCTTGCATTGCGGTCCGTCCCGGTGGAACGGCTGTGGCGCGGGGCGCTCGAGGGCATGGTCAGGGCATTGGGAGACCAGTATTCCGCGTACCTGTCCCCGGAAGCGGTCGAAGCCTTCTTGCAGGGAGTGAAGGGGACATTCGAGGGGATCGGGGTAACCATCGAGATGCGAGATAATCAGGTGACGGTCGTGTCCCCCATCCCCGGGTCTCCCGCGGAGAGAGCTGGCCTCCGCCCGAGAGATCGTATCTTGAAGGTGGATGGCGAAAATGTCAGTGGGTTGACGCTCGAGGAGGTGGGGTCCAGGATTCGGGGACCTGCCGGAACGGACGTGACGTTGGAGGTCGCGAGGCCCGGGATGGAGGGCACCGTACAGGTGGTTGTGCAGCGCGCTCGGGTGGCCTTGCCCAGCCTGGAGTGGCGGCCGCTGGGGGACGGGGTGGGGTACATCCGCATACTACAGTTTAGCTCCGGTTCCGCTCTGGAGTTCAGGGAAGCCCTGGCGATTCTTCGACGTGATCACGGGGTGCGGGGGCTGGTACTGGACTTGCGCAACAACGGTGGCGGTATCGTGGAAGAAGCGAAGGAAGTGGCGTCGCTCCTTGTACCTCCGGGCCCGATTGCGCTGCTGGTGCAAAGGATTGAGGGGGAAAGGGTGTTGCGCGTCGACGGGTCTCCGTCGCCCGTGCCCGTGGCTGTGCTGGTCAACGGGGGCACGGCCAGCGCAGCGGAGTTATTGGCTGGTGCGATCAGAGATCGAGGCGTGGGGATTCTCGTTGGCAGTCCGACTTTTGGTAAGGGGACGATGCAGGGGTTGTACCCTCTCGCGGACGGGGGAGCCGTCAGGCTTACGGTGGCGGCTTATCTCACTCCCCGGGGGCATTACATCGAAGGATATGGGTTGCAGCCAGACATCGAGATCCCTGAAGAGTCCGCTCGGCCTGCCTGGAATCAGACGTTGAGTTGGCGAAGGGTGTTGAAAAAGGGAATCGTCGGGCTCGATGTCCTCTCGTTGCAGCAGGTGCTGGAGGAGCTGGGGTTTGATTGCGGTGAACCCGACGGCATATTTGGGCCGAGGACCGAGAGGGCCGTTCGCGCCTTTCAGGCAGGCAGAGGCATGAGGGCTACCGGAGTGGTCGATGAAGCCACGCTGCGTGAGATCTGCCGGCAACCGGGGGTGAATGGGCCAGACGTTGCTCTCGAGCGAGCAAAGGAGTGGGTGCTGGGCCGGATGGGTAATGCTCGGTGA
- a CDS encoding S41 family peptidase, with protein MSIVCVVGVSLVGLAVLGPSGSGGAQSPGSDGLAAFVTAVQLIRDKAISPFNERGGWDVLLEALVRTLGDPYAEYIPPGEYAGLRDGGVSGIGIMVDVVRGEPTVMAVAAGSSAERAGIVPGDVILEVAGWPAYGLSAGEIERLTRGAAGSQVTLLLRRSSGALSRVTLRRQEMPAQSLRLQILPGDVAYLRISRFEEGTGRDFRGLVEVLRDWGIRRYVLDLRNNPGGLVSEAVEAAQAFVPAGVVGFAMDRRGKLEVLRSYSSSWDFRLVVLVDQDTASAAELLAGAIQDRGVGKVVGTRTTGKAAVQNVFPLPNGGVLRISVARYLTPNARSIYGMGITPDVVVAGRRPLGDEVQLPLLPTGTTIKYGARGSAVRALQQYLAALGFNPGPIDGVFGPRTRAALIRFQQWEGLSPAGVADTATLAALRRAPFDWPRVRPAGQDPQLDRALDLLGAR; from the coding sequence TTGTCAATTGTTTGTGTGGTGGGGGTCAGCCTGGTGGGGCTGGCCGTGCTGGGGCCGTCGGGGTCGGGTGGGGCCCAAAGCCCCGGTTCCGATGGCCTAGCTGCCTTTGTGACGGCGGTGCAGTTGATCCGGGATAAGGCCATATCCCCGTTCAACGAGCGCGGTGGCTGGGATGTGCTGTTGGAAGCGCTGGTGAGGACATTGGGAGACCCTTACGCCGAGTACATACCGCCCGGGGAATATGCCGGGTTGCGCGACGGCGGCGTCAGCGGCATAGGCATCATGGTGGACGTCGTCCGGGGAGAGCCGACCGTGATGGCGGTGGCGGCGGGGTCGAGCGCGGAGAGGGCGGGGATCGTGCCCGGCGATGTGATCCTGGAGGTGGCGGGGTGGCCCGCATACGGCTTGTCTGCCGGTGAGATCGAGCGGCTCACGCGGGGGGCGGCCGGGTCGCAGGTGACACTGCTCCTGCGGCGGTCCTCGGGGGCGCTCAGCCGGGTGACGCTGCGGCGACAGGAGATGCCGGCGCAGAGCCTGCGGCTGCAGATCCTACCCGGTGACGTGGCGTACCTGCGGATTTCCCGGTTCGAGGAGGGGACGGGTCGGGATTTCCGCGGCTTGGTGGAGGTGCTGCGCGACTGGGGCATTCGGCGCTACGTCCTGGATCTGCGCAACAACCCCGGTGGCCTGGTTTCGGAGGCGGTGGAGGCAGCCCAGGCGTTCGTCCCCGCGGGCGTGGTGGGCTTCGCCATGGACCGGCGCGGCAAGCTGGAGGTGCTGCGTTCCTACTCGTCCTCGTGGGATTTCCGGCTGGTGGTCTTGGTGGACCAGGACACGGCTAGCGCGGCGGAGTTGCTGGCCGGCGCCATCCAGGACCGGGGCGTGGGCAAGGTGGTGGGTACCCGCACCACGGGGAAAGCGGCCGTGCAGAACGTGTTTCCCCTGCCCAACGGGGGCGTTCTGCGCATTTCCGTGGCGCGCTATCTTACGCCGAACGCACGCTCCATATACGGGATGGGGATCACGCCAGACGTGGTGGTGGCCGGGCGGCGACCTCTGGGCGACGAGGTGCAGCTACCGCTCCTCCCGACCGGGACGACCATCAAGTACGGTGCGCGCGGGTCCGCTGTGCGGGCGTTGCAGCAGTACCTGGCGGCGCTGGGGTTCAATCCGGGACCTATCGACGGTGTGTTTGGCCCCCGCACCCGGGCGGCGCTGATCCGTTTTCAGCAGTGGGAGGGGCTATCGCCCGCGGGGGTGGCCGATACCGCGACGCTTGCTGCCCTGCGGCGTGCCCCCTTTGACTGGCCCAGGGTGCGGCCCGCGGGTCAGGATCCCCAGCTTGACCGGGCCCTGGATCTGCTAGGAGCCCGGTGA
- a CDS encoding ABC transporter ATP-binding protein — protein sequence MLRDVHKTYRIGKVEVPALRGITLEVEEGEFTSVMGPSGSGKSTLLNIIGCLDHPGRGTYILGGREVNGLGDAALAAIRNRMVGFVFQSFHLLLRMTARQNVELPLVYRGVPPRERRRRAEEALAAVGLEAEASRRPTELSGGQQQRVAIARALVGEPALLLADEPTGNLDSRTGEELMELFSRLNRERGITILQVTHDERMARYSRRVVRLQDGQIVSDGPPHGRPSPATRDGCMVPAREDGGPGAGTCVYSAAGDAGAASPRIGGTGAAQPGQEG from the coding sequence GTGCTGCGGGACGTGCACAAGACGTACCGCATCGGGAAAGTGGAGGTGCCAGCCCTACGGGGGATCACCCTGGAGGTGGAAGAAGGCGAGTTTACCTCGGTGATGGGCCCCTCGGGCTCGGGGAAGTCCACGCTGCTCAACATCATCGGGTGCCTCGACCATCCCGGTCGGGGCACTTACATACTGGGTGGCAGGGAAGTCAACGGCCTGGGGGATGCCGCCCTGGCCGCCATCCGCAACCGCATGGTGGGGTTCGTATTCCAGAGCTTCCACCTGCTGCTCCGGATGACGGCACGGCAGAACGTGGAATTGCCGCTCGTCTACCGCGGGGTGCCGCCCCGGGAGAGGCGGCGGCGAGCGGAGGAGGCCCTGGCCGCCGTGGGGCTGGAGGCGGAGGCGTCGCGCCGTCCCACCGAGCTCTCCGGGGGGCAGCAGCAGCGGGTGGCCATCGCCCGTGCCCTGGTGGGGGAGCCGGCTTTGCTCCTGGCCGACGAACCCACCGGCAACCTGGACAGTCGCACCGGCGAGGAGCTGATGGAGTTGTTCTCCCGGCTGAACCGGGAGCGGGGGATTACCATCCTGCAGGTGACTCACGACGAGCGCATGGCGCGCTACAGCCGGCGGGTCGTGCGCCTGCAGGACGGCCAGATCGTGTCCGACGGGCCGCCTCACGGGCGCCCGTCGCCGGCCACGCGTGACGGTTGCATGGTGCCGGCCCGGGAAGACGGTGGGCCGGGGGCCGGCACGTGCGTGTACAGCGCGGCGGGGGACGCGGGAGCCGCGTCGCCGCGTATTGGCGGGACGGGTGCTGCGCAACCGGGGCAGGAGGGGTAA
- a CDS encoding efflux RND transporter periplasmic adaptor subunit, with amino-acid sequence MWRRIVGWVVVAVILVGGGTFAYKKLLPKPEEPAGPVYATARVKRGDLKVTVEGTGQLQPIFLSELTAAADGTLVSVEVQRGQRVEAGQLVATLRNDQIGYELQELMFQVEQARLELASVLGVPPEQVTRVDPNRGVQISAPISGRVTELRLKNGDAVEEGALVARIVDDATVVSIAEVNPGDVKYISVGQKAQLWFEEFAAPVEGTVTAVDDTPVPKDNYLVCRVTIEAQNRGLLKPGMKYRLTILAARGPIEVGEPQTIDRYKAEDVVRSSARGTVTRVHVKDMQRVEKGDPIVSLGGESTRRYIEQKQLEIRQKELQIAQKEDIRNKLEIRSPIAGTVAWIWANPGMKVQAGQSIGSIFDNSRMNLNIMIDELDVVNVKEGQEATITVEALPGRSWKARVLRVDMMGHTEGGFAQYGCFLEVEGTEELKPGMTANVSIFVDEKKDVLLIPIEAVYEEDGEARVDVLTEKGPESVPVKIGLCNDRWAEVLAGLEEGQVVITGSSLERLGPQKPPEQKEGLVLPGTGKTPGGKAPGTKPVPPPGGGR; translated from the coding sequence ATGTGGCGCCGGATCGTCGGCTGGGTAGTGGTGGCAGTCATCCTGGTGGGGGGCGGGACGTTTGCCTACAAGAAGCTCCTGCCCAAGCCGGAGGAGCCGGCGGGGCCGGTGTATGCCACCGCCAGGGTCAAGCGCGGCGACCTGAAGGTTACCGTGGAGGGAACGGGGCAGCTACAGCCCATCTTCCTGAGTGAGCTTACCGCGGCGGCCGACGGCACGCTCGTGTCCGTGGAGGTGCAGCGCGGCCAGCGGGTGGAGGCCGGCCAGCTGGTGGCCACGCTGCGCAACGACCAGATCGGGTATGAGTTGCAGGAACTCATGTTCCAGGTGGAGCAGGCGCGGTTGGAACTGGCGAGCGTCCTGGGGGTGCCGCCGGAGCAGGTAACCAGGGTGGACCCGAACCGGGGCGTGCAGATCTCGGCTCCCATCTCCGGGCGGGTGACCGAGCTCAGGCTGAAGAACGGGGACGCCGTTGAGGAAGGCGCCCTGGTGGCGCGCATCGTGGACGACGCCACCGTGGTGTCCATCGCCGAGGTGAACCCCGGTGACGTCAAATACATCAGCGTGGGTCAGAAAGCCCAGCTGTGGTTCGAGGAGTTCGCCGCTCCGGTGGAGGGGACGGTGACGGCGGTGGATGACACTCCGGTGCCCAAGGACAACTACCTGGTGTGCCGGGTCACCATTGAAGCGCAGAACAGGGGCCTGCTGAAGCCGGGGATGAAGTACCGCCTCACCATCCTGGCCGCGCGCGGCCCCATCGAGGTGGGCGAGCCCCAGACCATCGACCGCTACAAGGCCGAGGATGTGGTGCGCAGCTCAGCCAGGGGGACCGTCACCCGGGTGCACGTCAAGGATATGCAGCGCGTGGAAAAGGGCGACCCCATCGTCAGCCTGGGGGGCGAGAGCACCCGCCGCTACATCGAGCAGAAGCAGCTCGAGATCCGCCAGAAGGAGCTGCAGATCGCCCAGAAGGAGGACATCCGCAACAAGCTGGAGATCCGTTCCCCGATTGCGGGCACCGTGGCCTGGATCTGGGCCAACCCCGGTATGAAGGTCCAGGCGGGCCAGAGCATCGGTTCCATCTTCGACAACAGCCGCATGAACCTCAACATCATGATCGACGAGCTGGACGTGGTGAACGTAAAGGAGGGGCAGGAGGCGACCATCACCGTCGAGGCCCTTCCCGGCAGGAGCTGGAAGGCCAGGGTGTTGCGGGTGGACATGATGGGCCACACTGAGGGCGGCTTTGCCCAGTACGGCTGCTTCCTGGAGGTAGAGGGCACCGAGGAGCTCAAGCCGGGCATGACCGCCAACGTGAGCATCTTCGTGGACGAGAAGAAGGACGTCCTGCTCATCCCCATCGAGGCCGTATACGAAGAGGACGGCGAAGCCAGGGTGGATGTGCTCACCGAGAAGGGTCCGGAGAGCGTGCCGGTGAAGATCGGCCTGTGCAATGACCGGTGGGCCGAGGTGCTGGCAGGGCTGGAGGAGGGCCAGGTGGTGATCACGGGCAGCTCCCTGGAACGTCTCGGTCCCCAGAAGCCTCCCGAGCAGAAGGAGGGTCTGGTGCTCCCCGGTACCGGGAAGACCCCCGGCGGAAAGGCGCCGGGTACGAAGCCCGTCCCGCCGCCCGGAGGTGGCAGGTAG